The following proteins come from a genomic window of Gimesia chilikensis:
- a CDS encoding YgfZ/GcvT domain-containing protein: MPLNHFQLVQEAAGAHFPDKDHAYPYPAHYGDPQQEYQAGHDSAVLFDLSDREQVELKGSDRQKFLHNFCTNDIKSLPVDQGCEAFVTNVQSRILGYITVFNQGDSLWLDLAPGQSAALTEHLDRYIIMEDVEQIVRSPEFGCLYLTGPEAGHILSKLDIAALAVNQQQRVTDSEAELTVRRVDWFGQPGYLCCLLHEKIVAFWQQLIEAGAKPAGQEAFEALRIESCFPLSGIDLTDENLAQEAGRSSQAISFKKGCYLGQEPIARIDALGHVNQELRIIALEGDELPAPGTPVMATVKDNQKEVGKITSAAKSYGKYPVVALAIVRKEAYEPGTKVEVVVAEQAVEGTVLCSME, encoded by the coding sequence ATGCCCTTAAATCATTTTCAGCTCGTTCAGGAAGCAGCAGGTGCTCATTTTCCCGATAAGGACCACGCGTATCCTTACCCGGCACACTACGGAGATCCCCAACAGGAGTACCAGGCAGGACATGACTCGGCGGTGCTCTTTGATTTAAGTGATCGCGAGCAGGTCGAACTCAAGGGGTCCGACCGTCAGAAGTTTCTGCACAATTTCTGTACCAATGATATCAAGAGCCTCCCCGTAGACCAGGGTTGTGAAGCCTTTGTTACCAACGTACAGAGTCGCATCCTGGGGTACATCACGGTGTTTAACCAGGGGGATTCACTCTGGCTGGATCTCGCGCCCGGTCAAAGTGCGGCTCTCACCGAGCACCTGGACCGTTACATTATTATGGAAGACGTCGAACAAATCGTCCGTTCACCGGAATTCGGCTGCCTCTATCTCACCGGTCCAGAGGCAGGTCACATCCTGAGTAAACTCGACATCGCAGCACTCGCAGTGAATCAGCAGCAGCGGGTGACCGACAGTGAAGCCGAGCTCACCGTCCGCCGCGTCGACTGGTTCGGTCAGCCCGGATATCTCTGTTGTCTGCTCCACGAAAAAATCGTCGCGTTCTGGCAGCAGCTGATTGAAGCCGGGGCAAAGCCCGCCGGTCAGGAAGCATTCGAGGCGCTGCGAATTGAAAGTTGCTTTCCTCTCTCCGGTATCGATCTGACCGATGAAAACCTGGCACAGGAAGCGGGGCGTAGCAGCCAGGCCATCTCCTTCAAGAAAGGCTGCTACCTGGGACAGGAACCGATTGCCCGCATCGACGCACTGGGGCACGTCAACCAGGAACTGAGAATCATTGCCCTTGAGGGCGACGAGTTACCCGCTCCCGGAACTCCGGTTATGGCGACAGTGAAAGACAATCAGAAAGAAGTTGGCAAGATTACTTCTGCCGCGAAATCTTACGGCAAGTATCCCGTCGTGGCTCTGGCGATTGTTCGTAAAGAAGCTTATGAGCCGGGAACCAAAGTGGAAGTCGTCGTGGCAGAACAGGCTGTGGAAGGTACGGTGCTCTGCTCGATGGAATAG
- a CDS encoding protein-L-isoaspartate(D-aspartate) O-methyltransferase yields MQRLNKNVLSLLFLTALLGLCQPAFSQNNEYFRNQRNEMVTRYIEGEGIKNQRVLSSMRQVPRHEFVSSNLKHLAYQDLALPIGYKQTISPPYIVAYMTETIDPQPTDKVLEIGTGSGFQAAVLSGLVKDVYTIEIVEGLGKKAAVRLKQLGYDNVHTRIGDGYLGWPEEAPFDKIIVTCSPEKVPQPLIDQLKEGGTLLIPLGERYQQVFHLFQKEKGQLKHKRLIPTLFVPMTGRSEDNREVKPDPLHPEIVNGTFEVDANQDQKVDNWHYQRRVSRMTDEAPEGKSYLQFENDVRDQLSQILQGMAIDGSKIKSLEISMQVGYLNTAQGTKAYQKPGLIIHFYDKIRRNIGQAYLGPWIGSRDWHQVKKTINVPPQAREAVIQLGLNGGTGILKVDDLKIEKID; encoded by the coding sequence ATGCAGCGATTGAATAAAAATGTGCTCAGTCTGCTTTTCCTGACCGCTCTGCTGGGGCTCTGCCAGCCCGCGTTTTCGCAAAACAACGAATATTTCCGCAACCAGCGTAACGAGATGGTCACGCGTTACATTGAGGGCGAAGGCATCAAAAACCAGCGCGTGCTCTCTTCCATGCGGCAGGTACCCCGCCACGAGTTTGTCAGTTCGAACCTCAAACATCTGGCCTACCAGGATCTGGCACTTCCCATCGGCTACAAACAGACGATTTCCCCCCCTTATATCGTCGCCTACATGACCGAAACCATCGATCCTCAGCCGACCGACAAGGTGCTCGAAATCGGTACCGGCAGCGGATTTCAGGCAGCCGTCCTCTCCGGACTGGTCAAGGATGTCTACACGATTGAAATCGTCGAGGGCCTCGGTAAGAAGGCCGCGGTCCGACTGAAACAGCTCGGTTACGACAACGTACACACCCGGATTGGCGATGGTTATCTCGGCTGGCCGGAAGAGGCACCCTTCGACAAGATCATCGTGACCTGCTCGCCGGAAAAAGTTCCCCAGCCGCTGATCGATCAGCTTAAAGAGGGGGGCACACTGCTGATTCCCCTCGGTGAACGGTATCAGCAGGTGTTTCATCTGTTCCAGAAAGAAAAGGGACAGCTCAAACACAAACGCCTGATTCCCACCCTGTTCGTCCCCATGACGGGACGCTCGGAAGACAATCGGGAAGTCAAGCCAGATCCCCTGCATCCGGAAATCGTTAACGGCACGTTTGAAGTTGATGCCAACCAGGATCAGAAAGTCGATAACTGGCACTATCAGCGCCGCGTCTCACGCATGACGGATGAGGCACCCGAAGGCAAATCCTATCTGCAGTTTGAAAATGACGTCCGCGATCAGCTCTCACAGATTCTGCAGGGGATGGCGATCGACGGCTCCAAAATCAAGAGTCTCGAAATCAGCATGCAGGTCGGCTATCTGAATACGGCACAGGGAACCAAGGCTTATCAGAAGCCCGGACTGATCATTCACTTTTATGATAAGATCCGTCGCAATATCGGGCAGGCCTACCTCGGACCCTGGATTGGCAGCCGCGACTGGCACCAGGTGAAAAAGACCATCAACGTGCCACCCCAGGCCCGCGAAGCCGTGATTCAATTAGGTTTGAACGGAGGCACGGGAATACTGAAGGTCGACGATCTCAAAATTGAAAAGATCGATTGA
- a CDS encoding HEAT repeat domain-containing protein: protein MDSRNMRPFFVVLSIGCLWCLPGLQGCSSGDASSKAETAKAAVSEESESTAETAPESAAAESKTVSVSEPVDPQAEVKEAFEKLLAIRTEPDPDEWQAADKKLVAFGKTAVPTLKEGLTHTDPGARELASMYLASLGPDAEAAAPALVEVLSDESPFTQVNAASTLTHFPKHRDKAIPVLIELTRHSDPNTRLTAVYSLGNLEEHSTAQVEAIQAALNDENSDVQLAAIKVLGQMGQPAKASLTELQSLIDNQNTSDDLREAAVASKDQIEQAQK, encoded by the coding sequence ATGGACTCCCGGAACATGCGACCGTTTTTCGTTGTACTGAGTATTGGATGTCTGTGGTGCCTGCCTGGATTGCAGGGCTGTAGTAGTGGTGATGCTTCCTCGAAAGCAGAGACAGCGAAAGCGGCTGTCAGCGAGGAATCGGAAAGCACCGCTGAAACTGCGCCAGAATCGGCTGCAGCAGAGTCGAAGACCGTCAGTGTCAGTGAACCCGTCGATCCTCAGGCTGAAGTCAAAGAGGCTTTCGAAAAGCTGCTCGCGATCCGTACCGAACCCGATCCCGATGAATGGCAGGCCGCCGACAAAAAACTGGTCGCCTTCGGTAAGACGGCCGTTCCCACACTAAAGGAAGGGCTTACCCACACCGATCCGGGTGCACGCGAACTGGCCAGTATGTATCTGGCGAGCCTGGGACCCGACGCGGAAGCAGCGGCCCCCGCTCTGGTGGAAGTTCTGTCGGATGAATCCCCTTTCACGCAGGTCAATGCCGCCTCAACCCTGACGCATTTTCCTAAACACCGCGACAAGGCAATTCCGGTGCTGATCGAGCTGACCCGGCACAGTGATCCCAATACGCGACTGACGGCCGTCTATTCGCTGGGAAATCTGGAAGAACATTCCACCGCGCAGGTAGAGGCCATCCAGGCGGCTTTGAATGATGAGAACAGCGACGTCCAACTGGCGGCCATTAAAGTTCTGGGCCAGATGGGGCAGCCGGCCAAAGCCTCGCTGACCGAACTTCAATCGCTGATCGATAATCAGAATACCAGCGACGATCTCCGTGAAGCAGCAGTGGCTTCTAAAGATCAGATCGAACAGGCACAGAAATAA
- a CDS encoding prepilin-type N-terminal cleavage/methylation domain-containing protein: MKTHRASDCHSDCVRCCAGTALRARGFTLVELLMAMSISAILVMALAGIVTATQSAWRHTQGIEDSQAEINASFDRMRMMISQAGIYQVNGQAPEVGLAVVTRAWNYIDVPDILVVWSGGRNGGISQNGTLNRLPRMNEILIYTSDPADAHQFVEIALPDSSAEIDFNSSAFDNTIRTAIQSSQAEKALLSKRLKNSQYLLSGSPWGPTASNLIFTITRTPDDASLQATTPGTSDWMNLPWPQGTVSATSGLRQVTVNYEIQFETAEQNTLTDINSETALPFFGSSSRLYAYTP; encoded by the coding sequence ATGAAAACACACCGTGCGAGTGACTGCCATTCGGACTGCGTTCGCTGCTGCGCAGGCACAGCTCTTCGCGCGAGGGGCTTTACTCTGGTGGAACTGCTGATGGCCATGTCGATCTCGGCAATTCTGGTCATGGCACTTGCGGGAATCGTCACCGCCACTCAATCCGCCTGGAGACACACGCAGGGAATAGAAGATTCGCAGGCCGAAATCAACGCGTCCTTCGATCGGATGCGGATGATGATCTCGCAGGCTGGTATTTACCAGGTAAATGGACAGGCTCCCGAAGTGGGGCTGGCAGTCGTGACCCGCGCCTGGAATTACATTGATGTCCCGGACATTCTGGTGGTGTGGTCCGGTGGACGGAACGGGGGGATCAGCCAGAATGGAACCTTAAACCGGCTGCCCCGGATGAACGAAATTTTGATTTACACTTCGGATCCCGCAGACGCGCATCAGTTTGTCGAAATCGCGTTGCCCGATTCTTCGGCGGAGATCGACTTTAACAGTTCTGCTTTCGACAACACGATTCGCACAGCGATCCAATCCAGCCAGGCAGAAAAGGCGTTACTGAGCAAGCGGCTGAAGAACAGTCAGTACCTGCTCTCGGGAAGCCCGTGGGGACCAACGGCGTCGAATCTGATCTTCACGATTACCCGTACTCCCGATGATGCGAGTCTGCAGGCCACGACTCCCGGCACGAGTGACTGGATGAATCTTCCCTGGCCGCAGGGCACCGTGAGTGCAACCAGCGGACTGCGTCAGGTGACCGTGAATTATGAAATCCAGTTTGAGACCGCAGAACAGAACACGTTAACCGACATCAACTCGGAAACCGCATTACCGTTTTTTGGATCCAGTTCGAGGTTGTATGCGTACACACCATAA
- a CDS encoding Tfp pilus assembly protein FimT/FimU, protein MQCTRPRDLRTVQNQCGRSGFTLVEVLIVVVLISILASVSLLSIDSSTSHSLETTARMLVADLRLARNHAIQFNTEYTVEFDLNTQTYEIVHSGAGTAPVPENSLAGSSADKTKYIQSVQKDTLNLPDRVVISQIYLKTSDTDVRDLAFGPMGGTGPGRSEDTMIVISTTRNGTTFSIPITVSWITGQAWADEIQTN, encoded by the coding sequence ATGCAGTGCACCCGACCGCGGGACCTGCGCACGGTGCAGAATCAATGTGGACGTTCGGGGTTCACGCTGGTTGAAGTGTTGATTGTGGTCGTACTGATTTCGATCCTGGCTTCGGTCTCGCTGCTTTCCATTGACTCGAGTACATCACACTCCCTGGAGACCACCGCGCGGATGCTGGTGGCTGACCTGCGGCTGGCCCGAAATCATGCGATTCAGTTCAACACCGAATACACGGTGGAATTCGATCTCAATACGCAGACATACGAAATCGTACACAGCGGGGCAGGTACCGCACCTGTGCCTGAGAACAGCCTGGCGGGGTCATCCGCAGACAAAACGAAATACATCCAATCCGTACAGAAAGATACTTTGAACCTGCCCGATCGGGTCGTCATCAGCCAGATCTATCTGAAGACTTCTGACACCGACGTGCGGGACCTGGCCTTCGGACCTATGGGAGGCACCGGGCCGGGACGCAGCGAAGATACCATGATTGTCATCTCCACGACTCGCAACGGGACCACCTTTTCCATCCCGATTACGGTCTCCTGGATTACAGGCCAGGCGTGGGCAGACGAAATACAGACCAACTGA
- the pilM gene encoding pilus assembly protein PilM has product MISLPRSQYTPIGLQLGPSSATLVQLTGPKQNRVVHAIAQEQFDLDDRLTADERDTKIAAELRRILVDHHFKGRRVISCLGSQELFIQNVRLPQLPTEEIAKVVAWEAEERLPYPVAEAEIRHLPAGQVRQESNTKQEVILLACHNGILERHLNLLEQAGLTAEAIDVEPSATLRCFHDEKRELQLNSVSCYLNFGDAATTVIFADQQNVLFLKYIMQGSNHLDRAVADNLDLPLTEAIRLRKIVTNSPTLDASDELHRSVIDSIRSLLESISTEVENCLRYYKVTFRGKKLDQLVVTGNESSPWLIDFLSERLNTDCRMGNPFERLKSWPTSTSILERPGRWSTAMGLAMKESSDK; this is encoded by the coding sequence ATGATTTCCTTACCTCGTTCACAATATACGCCCATCGGTTTGCAGCTGGGCCCCAGTTCGGCCACGCTGGTGCAGTTGACCGGCCCGAAACAGAATCGGGTCGTGCATGCCATCGCCCAGGAGCAGTTCGATCTGGATGACCGACTCACTGCCGATGAACGCGACACAAAGATCGCCGCTGAACTACGGCGGATTCTGGTTGACCACCATTTCAAAGGCCGCCGTGTGATCAGCTGTCTGGGTTCCCAGGAACTGTTCATTCAAAACGTGAGACTGCCTCAACTGCCGACCGAAGAAATCGCGAAAGTGGTCGCCTGGGAGGCGGAAGAACGTCTGCCTTACCCGGTTGCGGAAGCGGAAATCCGTCATCTGCCTGCAGGACAGGTACGACAGGAATCAAACACCAAGCAGGAAGTGATCCTGCTGGCCTGTCACAACGGAATACTGGAGCGGCATTTGAATCTGCTGGAACAGGCGGGACTGACTGCAGAGGCGATTGATGTTGAGCCATCGGCCACGCTGCGTTGTTTTCATGATGAAAAACGCGAGCTGCAACTGAACTCGGTGAGCTGTTATCTGAATTTTGGTGACGCCGCCACCACCGTGATTTTTGCCGATCAGCAGAACGTACTGTTTCTGAAATACATTATGCAGGGGAGTAATCACCTGGACCGGGCCGTGGCTGACAATCTGGATCTGCCGCTGACCGAGGCAATTCGCCTGCGAAAGATCGTGACTAATTCTCCGACGCTGGATGCCAGTGATGAGCTGCACCGATCGGTGATTGATTCGATCCGCTCACTGCTGGAATCGATCAGCACAGAAGTGGAGAACTGCCTGCGATATTACAAAGTGACTTTCCGCGGAAAGAAACTGGACCAACTGGTGGTGACGGGTAACGAATCGAGTCCGTGGCTGATCGACTTTCTTTCCGAGCGACTGAATACGGACTGCCGGATGGGCAACCCGTTCGAGCGTCTGAAGAGCTGGCCGACATCCACTTCGATTCTGGAACGACCTGGCAGATGGAGTACCGCCATGGGCCTGGCCATGAAAGAAAGTTCCGACAAATAA
- a CDS encoding PilN domain-containing protein: MIPEIDFLPASYREVRRRHRNRIWRRSIVVIFLTLVTLSTVRQREIQHELQSKKETLEKHIQQMHEQLQDPARLTQQIELADVRADLLAGLLLDESPAQLLAITSHSLPEYVSLNEFQFLFEKVAGKEKPTNVKQKKAPENVVPEKLDLEKLKQHRTDEQLVLLVQGIAPDHLSISDYMSNLDRLGVFKAIDLIQSNETMFEGEPMRQFRLRIVVKAPGMFAPPLDHRLTAGLDQSLTGGFGHE, encoded by the coding sequence ATGATACCTGAAATTGATTTTTTACCTGCCAGTTATCGCGAAGTGCGACGACGACACCGGAACCGGATCTGGCGTCGTTCGATTGTCGTCATCTTCCTCACACTGGTCACCTTGAGCACCGTGCGACAGCGGGAGATCCAGCACGAACTGCAGTCGAAAAAGGAAACGCTGGAAAAGCACATCCAGCAGATGCATGAGCAATTGCAGGACCCTGCACGGCTGACACAGCAGATTGAGCTTGCCGACGTGCGGGCCGATCTGCTGGCCGGGTTGCTGCTGGATGAATCACCGGCGCAACTCCTGGCGATCACCAGCCACTCTCTGCCCGAATATGTCTCGTTAAACGAGTTTCAATTCCTGTTTGAAAAAGTGGCGGGTAAAGAAAAGCCGACGAATGTCAAACAGAAAAAAGCACCAGAGAACGTGGTTCCTGAAAAGCTGGATCTCGAGAAGCTGAAACAGCACCGGACGGACGAACAACTGGTGCTGCTGGTGCAGGGGATTGCCCCCGATCATCTTTCGATCTCCGATTATATGTCAAACCTGGATCGACTGGGCGTGTTTAAAGCCATTGATCTGATTCAATCCAATGAGACGATGTTCGAAGGAGAACCGATGCGGCAGTTCCGGCTTCGTATCGTGGTGAAAGCACCAGGTATGTTTGCTCCCCCCCTTGATCACCGGTTGACCGCCGGCCTGGATCAGTCTTTGACAGGAGGTTTTGGCCATGAATGA
- a CDS encoding type 4a pilus biogenesis protein PilO produces the protein MNEKLRRDSLITIISLAVVVALFTFVIYLPGLKSKQQLNKQIASIQEEIRAIPTKVEQLELLQKELQQREAFINRMKKHIPTDKDTHRVLQRVAQLANSSSLTVSSLNPGEPVPYATYLRQPFTVNISGPYKGLIQFLNGLDTDSRLFTVSNLMLTSQNSENKKFVKGTIELSVYVLRDTESDFSDFKENRVSQSFLTTDKR, from the coding sequence ATGAATGAAAAATTACGACGCGACAGCCTGATCACCATCATCAGCCTGGCGGTAGTGGTCGCCTTGTTTACCTTTGTGATTTACCTGCCGGGGCTCAAGAGCAAGCAGCAGCTTAACAAGCAGATCGCCTCCATCCAGGAAGAGATCCGCGCGATTCCCACCAAGGTTGAACAGCTGGAACTACTGCAGAAGGAATTGCAGCAGCGCGAGGCATTCATCAATCGCATGAAAAAACATATCCCCACGGATAAAGATACGCACCGGGTTCTGCAGCGGGTGGCACAGCTGGCAAATAGTTCCTCGCTGACGGTTTCTTCTCTAAACCCTGGTGAGCCTGTGCCTTATGCAACTTATCTGAGGCAGCCTTTCACCGTCAATATAAGTGGACCTTACAAGGGGCTGATCCAGTTTCTGAATGGACTGGATACCGATAGTCGGCTGTTTACCGTCTCAAATCTCATGCTCACTAGTCAAAATAGCGAAAACAAGAAGTTTGTCAAAGGGACCATCGAACTGTCAGTTTACGTATTACGCGATACAGAGAGTGATTTTTCCGATTTTAAGGAAAATAGGGTCAGCCAGTCCTTTCTTACGACCGATAAAAGATAA
- a CDS encoding tetratricopeptide repeat protein yields MLRNLSCIACALVWLICCGCQAVPISTLTQMSGEALQGETTPQTSETASRTERTSPFNERANQLVDQALQHYSQGELQQARSLLASAREIDPGHIGTFEIEAQLSYDMGDRKQFLQSLRAIRAASPQDAAKQSAIGTLFFQAGQTQEGIACLKRAIALKPHEENYSLKLAAFLEQTSRTDEAHEVLLRALHKTPGSKRLPIALGRVCEVNQQWSEASIYYAMVINHLPENHVWRKHRARCLYHAGKYQEAFEQFSICQEADRELLSLSEKIAFGDTALRLGDLEKAQQLFDEISAAHQHQLLHVEVLRGLCAINRGQTTDAKAIIATARKKWPADPTLLEVAALLPAQQTAVR; encoded by the coding sequence ATGCTGCGGAATCTCAGTTGCATCGCCTGTGCGTTGGTCTGGCTGATCTGTTGCGGCTGTCAGGCGGTGCCGATTTCCACACTGACGCAGATGTCAGGTGAGGCGCTGCAAGGGGAAACCACACCACAGACCTCAGAAACTGCCTCACGGACCGAACGAACATCTCCTTTCAATGAACGGGCGAATCAACTCGTAGATCAGGCATTACAGCATTACTCCCAGGGAGAACTGCAGCAGGCCCGGTCGCTGCTCGCCTCGGCGCGGGAAATAGATCCCGGGCATATCGGGACGTTTGAAATCGAGGCTCAGCTCTCCTACGACATGGGCGATCGGAAACAGTTTCTGCAGTCGCTCCGGGCAATACGTGCTGCGAGCCCTCAAGACGCCGCCAAACAGAGTGCCATCGGAACCCTGTTTTTTCAGGCCGGCCAGACACAGGAAGGGATCGCCTGCCTGAAGCGTGCTATCGCGTTGAAACCGCATGAAGAAAACTACTCGTTGAAACTGGCGGCTTTTCTGGAGCAGACCAGCCGCACTGATGAGGCTCATGAAGTTCTGTTACGGGCCCTGCATAAGACGCCGGGCAGCAAACGACTGCCCATTGCCCTGGGTCGCGTCTGTGAGGTCAATCAGCAGTGGTCCGAAGCCAGCATATATTATGCGATGGTGATCAATCATCTTCCCGAAAACCATGTCTGGCGAAAGCACCGTGCTCGCTGTCTGTATCACGCCGGCAAGTACCAGGAAGCTTTTGAACAGTTCTCCATCTGCCAGGAAGCAGACCGGGAACTGCTGTCACTTTCAGAAAAAATCGCGTTTGGCGACACGGCGCTGCGGCTGGGAGATCTGGAAAAGGCGCAACAACTGTTCGATGAAATTTCTGCTGCCCACCAGCACCAGTTACTCCACGTAGAGGTATTACGCGGGTTATGCGCAATCAACCGGGGTCAGACAACTGACGCGAAAGCCATCATCGCTACAGCCCGTAAAAAATGGCCCGCTGATCCTACGCTGTTAGAGGTCGCGGCCCTGCTCCCTGCGCAACAGACTGCGGTAAGGTAA
- a CDS encoding sensor histidine kinase translates to MKSYGKYWVLVVLLLFMSCADNLLVTSQLASPMLALAASLVASLVGWAWLVKSLQKDRDQISACLRNPELLRPELKQKNFFGNLFAEAIQKIEESDTELVSTTQVKTMLKARLNALSKKEALMESVLDHLETGVLVFDAQHTLEFSNQAASTFVIPEADRTQNTSESGLALNKALSSDVVIPEIASLLTKTIERKDATLSRRSEFQLTGLDFQSHFRAIATNLFDENQALLGTVIVVENIGEETNEKERHAEFVSSVAHELKTPMAGIKAYIEMLLDGDCEEEEAEELYGFINEQIDRLTRLVNSMLNLARIESGVVEIKRHDCELNDILKSAADVISPNAGEKDITFTSELSDLYLPVHVDKDMLGQAIINLLSNAVKYTPHGHEVRLRSRMEDNTAVIEVRDTGMGIPENSLPHIFDRFYRVPENNRSAAGTGLGLALVHFIVTNVHNGSISVQSVVNKGTCFTVTIPLGHKEQKKKKQLASPVTV, encoded by the coding sequence ATGAAAAGTTATGGCAAATACTGGGTTCTGGTGGTACTGCTGCTCTTCATGAGTTGTGCAGATAACCTCCTGGTAACCAGCCAGTTAGCTTCTCCCATGCTGGCGCTGGCCGCCTCGCTGGTGGCTTCACTCGTCGGTTGGGCCTGGCTGGTGAAATCCCTGCAGAAAGACCGCGATCAGATCAGCGCGTGTCTGCGGAATCCCGAATTACTGCGTCCGGAACTGAAACAGAAGAACTTCTTCGGAAACCTGTTCGCGGAAGCGATTCAGAAAATTGAAGAATCCGATACCGAACTCGTATCGACCACACAGGTTAAGACGATGTTAAAAGCCCGTCTGAATGCCCTCTCGAAGAAAGAGGCTCTGATGGAATCGGTGCTGGATCACCTGGAGACCGGGGTACTCGTCTTCGACGCACAACACACGCTGGAGTTTTCGAATCAGGCCGCATCGACGTTCGTGATTCCCGAAGCGGACCGCACGCAGAACACCAGTGAATCCGGCCTCGCACTCAATAAAGCACTCAGCAGCGATGTGGTGATTCCCGAGATCGCCAGCCTGCTCACCAAAACAATTGAACGCAAAGATGCCACGTTAAGCCGCCGCAGCGAGTTCCAGTTAACGGGACTCGACTTCCAGTCTCATTTCCGCGCCATCGCCACGAACCTGTTCGATGAAAATCAGGCGCTGCTGGGAACCGTGATCGTGGTAGAAAACATCGGCGAAGAAACTAATGAGAAGGAACGGCATGCCGAGTTTGTGTCGTCCGTCGCTCACGAGTTGAAAACACCGATGGCCGGGATCAAGGCTTATATCGAGATGCTGCTGGACGGTGACTGCGAAGAAGAGGAAGCTGAAGAACTCTATGGCTTTATCAACGAACAGATTGACCGTCTGACTCGACTGGTCAACAGCATGCTGAATCTGGCCCGCATTGAAAGTGGTGTCGTAGAAATCAAGCGGCACGACTGTGAGCTGAATGACATTCTCAAATCGGCAGCTGATGTCATTTCGCCCAATGCCGGTGAAAAAGACATTACGTTTACCTCTGAACTGAGCGATCTCTATCTGCCCGTGCACGTCGATAAAGATATGCTGGGCCAGGCAATCATCAACCTGCTGTCAAATGCAGTAAAATACACGCCGCATGGACACGAAGTCCGCCTGCGGAGCAGAATGGAAGACAATACGGCAGTCATCGAAGTTCGGGATACCGGGATGGGAATTCCAGAAAATTCGCTGCCTCACATTTTTGACCGGTTCTATCGGGTACCCGAAAACAACCGCTCTGCGGCCGGTACGGGACTGGGTCTGGCCCTGGTCCACTTCATTGTGACCAACGTCCATAATGGATCCATTTCGGTGCAGTCGGTCGTCAATAAAGGAACCTGTTTCACGGTCACCATTCCGCTGGGACATAAAGAACAGAAGAAGAAAAAACAACTGGCATCGCCGGTAACCGTATAA
- a CDS encoding response regulator: MSHLVYVCDDDSHIVRAVSMKLKKAGLEVVCFPDGYACWEQVQERAPEMIITDLQMPRMNGLELCEKIREFEATRSIPLTLLTGKGFEFDHDEYMQNLKITNVMVKPFSPKKLLTQVQECLQTAPDTLG; encoded by the coding sequence ATGAGTCATCTGGTTTATGTTTGTGACGACGATTCGCACATCGTGCGTGCGGTCAGTATGAAACTTAAAAAAGCGGGCCTGGAAGTCGTCTGCTTTCCGGATGGCTACGCCTGTTGGGAACAGGTTCAGGAACGTGCGCCTGAGATGATTATTACCGATTTGCAGATGCCCCGCATGAATGGTCTGGAACTCTGCGAAAAAATTCGCGAATTTGAAGCAACCCGCTCGATCCCGCTTACGTTACTGACAGGGAAAGGTTTCGAATTCGATCATGATGAATATATGCAGAATCTGAAAATCACTAATGTCATGGTGAAACCCTTCAGCCCCAAGAAATTGTTAACACAGGTCCAGGAGTGTCTGCAAACGGCACCGGACACACTTGGATAG